The nucleotide window TGTGTAAGTGTCTCTCCCGCATCTCCTTTGCCACTTCTGAACGGGACGACCCTTTTGGATTGATGCCTACTTAATGAAAATTTCCATCGTCGGAGGTAAGGCAAAAGAACGATGGAATAAAGAAAAAAATCAGTTTCCAATGCACTCTCTTGGGTTTGCTACAAGAATTGTTAAAGAAGAAATTGCAGTCTATTGTGATTTTTCTAATAAACAAAAACACTTAAAACATTTTAATAAAAACTGTTGTAAAAAACTTACTGAGTTACCACAATTATCTTTTGTCTGTGAACCAACAAGAGATAAAGGTTATttcaaaaagaaatataaaaataaatataaaacaaaaactaaaaaacTGAAGTAATAAACTTTAGTGAAAACGAAAAAGGTTTTGTATCAGATTATATGATTATCTCTGATCAACTAACAAAAATTAGCAAGCTTAAATTCAAGCTTgacacaaaacaagtttttaatcaaccaaaaactttacaAAGTTTAGTTTCTAGAGCCTTTTCTAGAAAAAATAAAATACTTTTCATTTGTAATCAATATGTGTGTGAGTAGTCTCCTTGTTAGTCAAAATGACAACTCCATTTCTCGACAACTTACTACAACTTTGTCATCTATACTTTGGGTATGGCATCTTTGCCAAATTAAAAATTATGAACGACATTGTTTGTTCAAACTTACTACTGGGCTCCTCTTCTCTCTCCTCGCCCCCTCAAAACAATTCCACCCTTgtgtaaaccccccccccccccccccccagtccCCCATCTCCTTTGTCACTTCTGAACGGACGACCCTTCTCCTTTTGCGTTGAAACAATATTAGGTGCAAATAGATAATCAGATTTTTATACCCTTGATTATGACCTATGGTCCTATTTTAGATCCTCATAAATTGAGAAAACTTAGGGGGCGAGTTATAATCTAAAACATACTTGAAGGGCGATAACTGTTACTTCCTCTCTAACTATAAAACCCCTGCTCTTTGCAAATCAGATCGAGAACACACATCACCCCCACTCCACGATTTCATACACCGACTGTATAGTAGCGCAACTCTACTTCAATCTCCGACGAACTAGGGTTTCAAATTCGTTCAAATTCACACTCAATCGAACTAACTGATCACAGATCTCAACAGATTATCAATCTAACAGACTCATAGATTATGAGGCTCTTACAATTCGCATTCATTGTCGCATTAGCATCTGGATTTGCAGCTATTTTCATATACATCAGTGGCGTTTCGGATCTAAGTATGTTTCCTGTTCATCTCTGTTAGTTTTGTTATGATTTGTTGAGTTTGTTTAGtttgatttgatgttgtaatTGGTAATGTGAGTAGACAGGACGTTGAACGTTTCCGATGAAGAAACTGAAGCGTTGCAGTCGTTGCAAAGTGGATTTCAGAAGTGTGTGGTGAGCTTTTAGTGTGATTATACTGAATTTCTTAttgagaacttgtaatggaatgCTTATGCTTATTAGTATAATGGTTAATGGAGTAGTTGCAAGTAGTTTATACGGTTATAAGTTGTTACATATGAACTTGTATGGAGGTCTGTAGAAAGTTGATTGGGAATTTACATTGTTTGTATAAGTTATTTTGTGAAGTCTTCAAGTCATGAAGACTGAAGAATAGAGGTGATCGGCTATGTGTTATGATAGATTGAGATGTAGATGTTTGTTTATTAATCAAGGAAATAGAACCATATGAAAGTTAAATAGCATGTACTTTAGTTATTTCAGAGGCTTGATTTTTTACACGTAGTTATCAAAGGCGCAAGGCGCTCTTAGTGTGCAAAGGGTGAGCCTAGGCGCAAGGTGCTTAAAAACGAGGGATCGAGATAAGCAAGGCTGATAGCATTAACGTAccaggttttagggttttagacGTGTTCTAGGCTTTTCTAGGGCTAGTTTAGGCCGGTTACAGGCCATTTTGGATGGCAGCAAAACCTTTTCCCTGCGCCTCGCTTTGCTTGAGGGCCTAGACGCGCACCCAAAgggcttttgacaacataggttTTACAGTCTACAAATAAATAGAATTGAGGTTAAAGCCCTAGTTCTAAAGGATACATGGTGTTCAACTGTTCATTCACTATATGTGTTGCCAACTCTTCCCATATCACACTCAGGGTTGTCATATATGATTAGAAGCTTATGTGGTAACTATTAGAAGAACAACAATGTCCCCTTATTTTGTTAGCTTTTGTGTTTACTTTGTTCAAATTGGTTCAGGCGGCAAATGGGTTAGGGCTGCAAGCTATCGGCGGCAGAGACTACTGCAAAGTTACACTACAATTTCCCAGTGACACCATCCCTAAATGGGTAGGTTTTTAGAAATTTTGAATGTTTGTTAATCTAATCTGATTAATGAATCTCCCAAATGCATAACTATTGCCTTACTTTTGGGCCTTGGCTAATAATGTACAAAGGGCTATATGGTTCATAATTAGTTTTTTTCTCTTCATGTTTATCTTCTACATATATCATTATATCTTTCTAATTGGTATCTTAATTGGTTGATCTTTGATAGAAAGACCCCAAGACTGGAAATGTGGAGGGCTTATCTTTCGAGTTTAATCTATGTGAAGCAGTTGCCACATGGGAGCAGGTTAGTCTCTGATGTGTACtcagttttattattttttggtcaattttaaaGCTTTCTCTTAGCAAAATCGAACCACACTAGTAAAATCCACACATGATGCCACCTCATCCAATACAAGAAAAACATAACACATGATGTTGATTCATCTGCTTTGAAATTGAATATGTCACCGATTGCCAGTTTACATTATACAATGACACTTTTACGTCATACTTAAGTTATCCAACATATATGGAAGTTTGTTAAGCCAAACGGCACAAACATACTTGAAAGTTGAAAGTTGATCTTTGGTATTAAGCAAAGATCAAGGTCCTGTATAAGTATTTGCATCATTGACCGGGACTTTAAAAGGAAACTGACATGAAGTTGTTtagttttgtattttttatattttttcttcCCAAATGTTCATCTTGTACTGTTATTTTTTATGATTCTTTGATTATTCATTACTCGAGCTGTCCAGGTTCGGAATAGTACAACCATTCTCACAAAGGAGTTTATTGATGCTTTACCTAATGGATGGACAGATTATGCATGGCGAAGGATTAATAAAGGATTACTTCTGTAAGTCTCCAAACCATTTGTAAAATACGCATGAAATTATGTGTTTGATGTTCTATCTTAAGCCGTGTCTGCCTTTAGTTCAGGATAAAGAATCATAATTGCCAATATAACATCTCTTGTTTAATCTCTACAAATGTccagtttttttcttttttgtaaaaTTAGTCTTTCATATAGCTAATTACCAGCATGCATTGGTGCACTCCTACTGCAGTAACAACTGTGCAAATAAAACTCTTTGCATGGAGAAACTATCTTTGGTACTACCGGAAACACCACCATATGTCCCCCGCCAATTTGGCCGCTGTGCAGTAATTGGTAACTCTGGAGATCtgttaaaaacaaagtttgggAAGGAGATTGATGGTTATGATGCTGTTCTCAGGGAAAATGGTGCACCAATCGATGTATGTATCTATTACATTGAATTTTAGCGTATAGATTTTTTGGATGAAAAGAAATATTCTTCAAGATGGTGCATTAATCCAAATTTCAGTATATACTTATTAACCCCCCCTCTCATATTGCAATGCAGAATTACACAGAATATGTGGGTAAAAAGAGTACATTTCGCCTACTCAATAGGGGTTCTGCCAAAG belongs to Helianthus annuus cultivar XRQ/B chromosome 5, HanXRQr2.0-SUNRISE, whole genome shotgun sequence and includes:
- the LOC110941529 gene encoding sialyltransferase-like protein 2, producing the protein MRLLQFAFIVALASGFAAIFIYISGVSDLNRTLNVSDEETEALQSLQSGFQKCVAANGLGLQAIGGRDYCKVTLQFPSDTIPKWKDPKTGNVEGLSFEFNLCEAVATWEQVRNSTTILTKEFIDALPNGWTDYAWRRINKGLLLNNCANKTLCMEKLSLVLPETPPYVPRQFGRCAVIGNSGDLLKTKFGKEIDGYDAVLRENGAPIDNYTEYVGKKSTFRLLNRGSAKALDKVAELYETGKEVLIVKTTIHDIMNKMIREIPILNPVYLMLGASFGSAAKGTGLKALEFALSICDTVDMYGFTVDPGYKEWTRYFSESRQGHTPLQGRAYYQMMECLGLIKIHSPMRADPNRVVKWVPSQSTITLARLASEKMLRWVGAGSDDPLASCSIIKKKLHKSRFPSLRKAAIDHQKYVKETTMYPLEHSVGHSQLCTVSNS